The genomic interval TGGTTGTTACACTGTTTTTTTGTTACAATGCTGTGTCAATGCTTTCAAATAGCCttcaataataaataatgaattcataaatACATAGTattaaatagaaataaataaatacatatcccTTTCTATGAGGAATACATGTGCGGATAGAAATGCTTGGTCATTAGCAGAGAGGCACTATATTTTGAAAATATTCTTCTTTAACCATAAAAGAAATCACTGCTGTAAAGAGTCTTTTGTGAAAAAGTCTTATTCTTTGCCAGATCGGTCCACAGGCCCTGTGACCTTCCACCATTCAGGCTTCATCTCCCCAAGGACGTCTTCCAGGCACTGAGTGGACAAGTCAGGCAGGGGAGCCAGGCTGGCACATGGCTCCGAGGAAGACAGGTCCCACATCCCACCACCAAAGGGCGAGcactgggtggagagagaggagctgtATCCCATGTCACAGCAAGCCGAATCCGGTGAGGAGGGAGAGTTGGACACAGACCCCACATAAGTGGACTGGGGATTGCGATGGGGGTAGGGTGGTGGGGGTCCAGGTGGAGACATCATTGGGAAGTATTGTCCATCACTGGCATAACTGCTGCCCAACGAAGACACAGGGCTCCACATGGCCTCTGGAGAAGTGCTGTCGGGAGACTTCGAGGAGCTCCAGTTGTTTTGAGCGTGGTATTGCATGTTTGGGGTGCGGTAGGTGGGGCTGGAGTTTCTACCCGGCACACGACTCTGTGTTGACCGGAAGGAAGGAGTGCTGAAGTAGCCGATTTCTCTCTGGGAGAAGCCGGCACTGTGTGGGGACAAACCTACA from Engraulis encrasicolus isolate BLACKSEA-1 chromosome 17, IST_EnEncr_1.0, whole genome shotgun sequence carries:
- the mxtx2 gene encoding mix-type homeobox gene 2; translated protein: MSWSCAFSRNMSTKPHPTQDGSAQGNKMAGRRKRTSFTKEHLELLRMAFEVDPYPGITVRESLSQATGLPESRIQVWFQNRRARTLKNRHNRMDSPPSCSLPPSPFIPSMIHRAEDESQQRERGSTESLYNSSTTNNQRVGPSQIKEDDLDCYYVGLSPHSAGFSQREIGYFSTPSFRSTQSRVPGRNSSPTYRTPNMQYHAQNNWSSSKSPDSTSPEAMWSPVSSLGSSYASDGQYFPMMSPPGPPPPYPHRNPQSTYVGSVSNSPSSPDSACCDMGYSSSLSTQCSPFGGGMWDLSSSEPCASLAPLPDLSTQCLEDVLGEMKPEWWKVTGPVDRSGKE